In one window of Lacticaseibacillus casei DSM 20011 = JCM 1134 = ATCC 393 DNA:
- a CDS encoding shikimate dehydrogenase, with protein MSLKDEIDGHTALAGLFAHPAGHSLSPAMYNATFEKLGLNDAYLSFDVDAPELAHALQAMRSLHFLGGNLSMPNKQKAIPLLDKLSPAAKLIGAVNTIVNDHGVLIGHITDGTGFMEALRHDGLDIRGEKMTLAGAGGAGTAIAIQAALDGVSQINIFNRRDASWQNAQRNVAIINDQTQGHAALFALDDQGALKASIADSAIYVDATPAGMKPLEHISNVPDGEWFVPETIVFDTVYAPRETKLMRIAKQAGVKHVYNGINMLINQGAAAFHLWTGLQMPVDDIRETVFGEPAVATHA; from the coding sequence ATGTCATTAAAAGATGAAATAGATGGTCATACAGCTTTGGCAGGACTATTCGCCCATCCTGCCGGGCACTCGTTATCACCAGCGATGTACAATGCAACATTTGAAAAATTAGGGCTCAACGACGCGTATCTGTCTTTTGACGTTGATGCTCCAGAGCTTGCCCACGCCTTGCAAGCCATGCGCAGTCTGCATTTTTTAGGCGGTAATCTGTCGATGCCCAATAAGCAAAAGGCGATACCGTTATTGGACAAACTTTCACCTGCTGCGAAGTTGATCGGTGCAGTGAATACCATCGTCAATGACCATGGCGTGTTGATCGGCCATATCACTGATGGGACGGGCTTTATGGAAGCTTTGCGCCATGACGGGTTGGATATTCGCGGTGAAAAAATGACGCTAGCCGGTGCTGGTGGTGCGGGAACAGCGATTGCGATTCAGGCAGCCTTAGATGGTGTCAGTCAAATCAACATTTTCAATCGCCGCGATGCATCCTGGCAAAATGCTCAGCGCAACGTTGCGATTATCAATGACCAGACACAAGGACACGCGGCGTTATTTGCACTCGATGATCAGGGTGCGTTAAAGGCCAGCATCGCCGATTCAGCGATTTACGTTGATGCAACGCCAGCCGGGATGAAGCCGCTGGAACACATTAGCAATGTTCCTGATGGCGAATGGTTCGTGCCAGAGACGATCGTGTTTGATACGGTTTATGCACCACGTGAGACCAAACTCATGCGAATCGCGAAGCAGGCAGGCGTCAAGCACGTCTACAACGGTATCAATATGTTAATTAATCAGGGGGCAGCCGCCTTCCATCTATGGACCGGACTGCAGATGCCGGTTGATGATATTCGTGAAACGGTGTTTGGTGAGCCGGCGGTTGCCACGCACGCGTAA
- a CDS encoding homoserine O-succinyltransferase: MTKSPLKIGILNVMHDKADTKTRLQHVLTRTEIPVELHFYYPMTHYAGRDVPEAVSSILDPLDIHEAATMDGFIITGSPIETLEFDQVHYIAEVRTLLKTLGQHVPNQLYLCWGGMVALNYFFGVSKLILPHKLFGVYPQTILEPHPLLQGLKDGFKAPHARYAEMDVRDIRNDPRLTINATTTKGKLFMVTEPTGTQTFVFSHIEYDRWGLDAEYHREIAAHPEIDYARAKHYYHHKNDYDHPKFNWKKTQRTIFDNWIRHVADHRNEDRSIPTR, from the coding sequence TTGACAAAATCGCCACTCAAGATCGGTATTTTAAACGTCATGCATGATAAGGCCGATACCAAAACTCGGCTGCAACACGTCTTGACCCGCACTGAGATTCCGGTTGAATTGCATTTTTATTACCCCATGACCCATTACGCAGGACGTGATGTGCCGGAGGCGGTCAGTTCGATTTTAGATCCACTGGATATTCACGAAGCGGCGACAATGGATGGGTTCATCATCACGGGTTCGCCGATTGAAACCCTAGAGTTCGATCAAGTACACTATATTGCCGAGGTGCGGACGCTTTTGAAAACGCTGGGGCAGCATGTACCGAATCAACTCTATCTTTGCTGGGGCGGCATGGTAGCACTGAATTATTTTTTTGGTGTCAGTAAGCTCATTCTTCCTCACAAACTGTTTGGGGTTTACCCGCAAACGATTCTGGAACCGCATCCGCTTCTGCAAGGCTTAAAAGATGGATTCAAGGCACCACATGCGCGTTATGCCGAGATGGATGTCCGCGATATTCGCAATGACCCACGATTAACGATCAACGCGACAACGACAAAAGGCAAATTGTTCATGGTGACGGAACCGACCGGCACCCAAACCTTTGTCTTTTCGCATATCGAGTACGATCGGTGGGGACTGGATGCGGAATATCACCGCGAAATCGCCGCACACCCCGAGATCGACTACGCGCGCGCTAAACACTATTATCATCACAAAAACGATTATGATCATCCGAAGTTTAATTGGAAGAAAACACAGCGAACGATTTTTGACAATTGGATTCGGCATGTTGCCGACCATCGTAACGAAGATCGTTCAATTCCGACACGATAA
- the cysK gene encoding cysteine synthase A codes for MVTAADNITGLIGNTPLLKLNRVVPEGAADVYVKLEFFNPGGSVKDRIALAMIEDAEYKGVLKPGGTIVEPTSGNTGIGLALVAAAKGYHLIITMPETMSVERRALMRGYGAELILTPGADGMPGAIKKAEVLSKENGYFLPMQFQNPANPDVNERTTGQEIIRSFDGGTPDAFVAGVGTGGTLTGVGRALRKINPNVQIYALEAAESPMLKEGHGGKHKIQGISAGFIPDVLETNLYQDIVEVTSDQAIDMARHVSHEEGFLPGISAGANIFGAIEIAKKLGKGKSVATVAPDNGERYLSTDLFKFDD; via the coding sequence ATGGTGACAGCAGCAGATAATATTACAGGTTTGATTGGCAACACCCCGTTACTCAAGTTAAATCGCGTTGTACCTGAAGGCGCAGCTGATGTTTATGTAAAGCTTGAATTCTTCAATCCCGGTGGTTCCGTGAAGGATCGGATCGCGCTGGCAATGATTGAAGATGCTGAATACAAAGGCGTTTTAAAGCCCGGTGGCACGATTGTCGAACCGACTTCCGGTAACACAGGTATTGGCCTTGCTCTGGTTGCGGCAGCGAAGGGTTATCATCTGATCATCACGATGCCAGAAACCATGAGTGTCGAGCGCCGGGCGTTGATGCGCGGCTATGGAGCTGAATTGATTTTGACCCCGGGTGCGGACGGCATGCCGGGCGCGATCAAAAAGGCCGAGGTACTTAGCAAAGAAAATGGCTACTTCCTGCCGATGCAATTTCAGAATCCCGCCAACCCAGATGTAAACGAACGCACCACCGGCCAGGAAATCATCCGCTCATTTGACGGCGGCACGCCGGACGCGTTTGTTGCAGGCGTTGGGACAGGCGGCACGTTAACCGGTGTCGGCCGTGCTTTGCGGAAAATCAATCCAAACGTCCAGATTTACGCTTTGGAAGCAGCCGAGTCACCAATGCTCAAAGAAGGCCATGGCGGCAAGCACAAAATCCAAGGCATTTCAGCCGGCTTCATTCCAGATGTCTTGGAGACGAACCTCTATCAAGACATCGTCGAAGTGACAAGCGATCAGGCCATCGACATGGCGCGCCACGTCAGCCATGAAGAAGGCTTCCTGCCAGGCATTTCAGCGGGTGCCAACATTTTCGGCGCCATTGAAATTGCCAAGAAACTCGGCAAAGGCAAGAGCGTCGCAACCGTTGCACCAGATAACGGCGAGCGGTATCTGTCGACAGATTTGTTTAAGTTTGATGATTAA
- a CDS encoding site-specific integrase, giving the protein MATFRKRGKYWEYRVKYTDSAGKQLVASHGGYRLKSSAQDAAEAVEDDLKRGGDPSKQDVLLLDYWDQWAETYRTNGKSINTVYRYKLFRKHLKSRFDGRKLNSIRPIEWQKFINDFAAGKDRKEKTTRKRPRERSKDVVTKMNSYVRGMVKAAINERILFSDFTFGTKTSGVRSSGKVKVLDSHDFAKVKAIAIERASYRNIGALAVYIGSMTGMRISEVLALTWPDIDTKLGVIHVTRSWDHLYGTGFKPTKTDSSVRDIEISPSVIELLNKIHQEQAASYLRTGYRDEDQMIMRDPRHNVITDSACNKALHVIQNKAEIPENKQITFHGLRHSHVSYLISKGVDIYYISKRLGHSDVTITMKVYGHLLDSQRKQEAHKAVLFMDQL; this is encoded by the coding sequence ATGGCAACATTTAGGAAACGCGGCAAGTATTGGGAATACCGGGTTAAGTATACGGACTCCGCCGGTAAGCAGTTGGTCGCTTCACACGGTGGATATCGTCTTAAATCATCTGCTCAAGATGCTGCAGAAGCTGTTGAAGATGACCTCAAACGTGGTGGCGATCCATCAAAACAAGACGTTCTGTTACTTGATTATTGGGATCAATGGGCTGAAACATACCGAACCAATGGCAAGTCAATCAACACTGTATACCGTTACAAGCTTTTTAGAAAGCACCTAAAGAGCCGATTTGATGGGCGAAAGCTTAATTCTATTCGACCTATCGAATGGCAGAAATTTATTAACGATTTTGCTGCCGGCAAAGATCGCAAGGAGAAAACCACACGAAAGCGGCCACGTGAGCGTTCGAAAGATGTCGTTACCAAGATGAACAGCTATGTTCGTGGGATGGTAAAAGCGGCAATCAATGAACGCATTCTATTTTCTGATTTCACCTTTGGAACGAAGACATCAGGCGTGCGCTCTAGTGGGAAAGTAAAGGTGCTAGACAGCCACGATTTCGCTAAGGTTAAAGCAATTGCTATTGAACGGGCTTCGTACCGCAATATCGGGGCGCTTGCTGTTTATATTGGCTCGATGACTGGCATGCGAATATCTGAAGTGTTGGCTTTAACTTGGCCTGACATCGATACTAAGCTCGGCGTCATTCATGTTACGCGTTCTTGGGATCATTTGTATGGAACAGGATTCAAACCAACTAAAACTGATTCTTCAGTTCGCGACATTGAGATATCGCCCAGCGTCATTGAGCTTCTTAATAAGATCCATCAGGAACAAGCAGCATCTTATCTTCGTACTGGATATCGTGACGAAGACCAGATGATTATGCGTGATCCACGTCACAACGTGATTACAGACAGCGCATGTAACAAAGCCCTGCACGTCATTCAGAACAAAGCTGAAATTCCCGAGAACAAGCAGATCACTTTTCACGGGTTGCGTCATAGCCACGTCAGCTACTTGATCAGCAAAGGTGTCGACATCTATTATATTTCAAAGCGGTTGGGTCATTCAGACGTGACTATTACGATGAAAGTCTATGGTCATTTGTTAGACTCACAGAGAAAACAAGAAGCACATAAGGCCGTGTTATTCATGGATCAGCTGTGA
- a CDS encoding XRE family transcriptional regulator, with translation MNVGERMKTIRKQKGISADSLAAKIGVSRSTVFRYEKGDIEKVPIEVVAKVANALNIKPEVLMGLKADTVVDKIHDTVVQLHPERQQKVYTYAEKQLNEQQNRDNVVSLDEAHVERNLDEPAFNVEVDGIVAAGYGAFNDDRDEPMDTVKIPDSAIPAHYDYCFKVVGDSMHPTYDDGELVFVQKTQDVTNGMIAVVDINGMTFIKKLIFEENRLCLRSLNDDVDEKTGERIYPDFYADETDNIDVIGKVVGSYAFK, from the coding sequence ATGAACGTTGGAGAACGAATGAAAACTATTCGTAAACAAAAAGGCATTAGCGCAGATTCTCTTGCCGCCAAAATTGGTGTCTCTAGATCAACGGTTTTTCGATATGAAAAAGGAGACATCGAAAAGGTTCCAATTGAAGTAGTTGCAAAGGTAGCGAATGCCCTCAATATTAAACCAGAAGTTTTAATGGGTCTGAAAGCTGACACCGTTGTGGATAAGATTCATGACACGGTGGTTCAACTCCACCCTGAACGTCAGCAAAAAGTCTACACGTACGCTGAAAAGCAGCTCAATGAGCAGCAGAACCGCGACAACGTTGTCAGCTTAGATGAGGCGCATGTAGAACGTAATCTCGATGAACCCGCTTTTAATGTTGAGGTTGATGGCATTGTGGCCGCTGGCTATGGTGCCTTTAATGATGATCGCGATGAACCAATGGATACAGTTAAGATTCCGGACAGCGCTATTCCAGCTCACTACGATTACTGTTTTAAGGTTGTCGGCGACAGTATGCACCCTACCTATGATGATGGTGAGCTCGTATTTGTTCAGAAAACGCAAGACGTTACGAACGGAATGATCGCGGTAGTTGATATTAATGGTATGACATTTATTAAGAAGCTTATTTTTGAAGAGAACCGTTTGTGTCTTCGTTCATTGAATGATGATGTGGACGAAAAAACGGGCGAACGTATCTACCCAGACTTCTACGCGGACGAAACCGACAATATTGATGTGATTGGTAAAGTTGTCGGATCATACGCATTCAAATAA
- a CDS encoding helix-turn-helix domain-containing protein, whose product MVNVNLDRLKGLMTERHVTQDSLALALGIARSTLFRKMQRGGKDFTAQEIFKMMQFIPLSDQEAIDIFLKKKVAITRPKGMTV is encoded by the coding sequence ATGGTTAATGTGAATTTGGATCGTTTAAAGGGACTTATGACAGAACGACACGTCACTCAAGATTCTCTAGCTTTAGCATTAGGGATCGCAAGAAGCACATTATTTCGGAAAATGCAGCGGGGTGGAAAAGACTTCACGGCACAAGAAATATTCAAAATGATGCAATTCATCCCTCTTAGCGATCAGGAAGCAATTGATATTTTTTTAAAGAAAAAAGTCGCAATAACGCGACCTAAGGGGATGACGGTATGA
- a CDS encoding phage repressor protein/antirepressor Ant: MNELQLFQFEDNQIRTVSSNGIIWFSAPDVTNALKLTNTTVALKSLDGDEVTKFNLGGLSGETNFISEPGLYKLIGASRKPAAKRFNRWVTHEVLPSIRKHGAYMTPETIEKAIYNPDFIINLATQLKDEQAKTAALTADNETMKPKALFADAVATSHTTILVGDLAKVLKQNGVDIGAKRLFAWLREQGYLIKRIGADYNSPTQRAMELGLFEVKETAISHSDGHVTVQKTPKVTGKGQQYFINKFLQKGMTV; encoded by the coding sequence ATGAACGAACTACAACTATTTCAGTTCGAAGATAACCAAATTCGGACTGTCAGCTCCAACGGCATTATCTGGTTTTCAGCACCGGATGTTACGAATGCGCTGAAACTAACAAACACAACGGTAGCGTTGAAATCATTAGACGGCGATGAGGTGACTAAGTTTAACTTAGGGGGCTTATCAGGCGAGACCAATTTCATCAGCGAACCGGGGCTATACAAACTGATTGGTGCTAGTCGAAAACCAGCGGCCAAACGTTTTAACCGTTGGGTAACACATGAAGTTCTCCCATCAATCCGCAAGCATGGTGCCTACATGACGCCTGAAACGATTGAGAAGGCCATCTATAATCCAGACTTCATTATCAATCTGGCAACACAGCTAAAGGACGAACAAGCGAAAACAGCGGCACTTACGGCTGATAACGAAACAATGAAGCCTAAAGCGTTGTTTGCAGACGCGGTAGCCACAAGTCACACGACTATCTTAGTTGGTGATCTTGCAAAAGTGCTCAAACAGAACGGCGTTGACATTGGTGCCAAGCGGTTGTTCGCCTGGCTGCGTGAGCAAGGCTATCTGATCAAACGGATTGGTGCCGACTATAACTCGCCGACACAACGCGCGATGGAGCTAGGCTTGTTCGAGGTCAAGGAAACGGCGATCAGTCACTCGGACGGCCATGTAACAGTTCAGAAGACCCCAAAGGTGACCGGAAAAGGCCAGCAGTATTTTATCAACAAGTTTCTGCAAAAGGGGATGACGGTATGA
- a CDS encoding DUF771 domain-containing protein — protein MPLLQVVEDDQISSKKYLAVDEEELEKMIKENQELKRKLAARGMWTLTTATSYVEGHNNTWVVNNILNVPRFHKFLQDTVVSYPPPGKKGYLFHPKPWLEFLDKWFPEISRSLREKDK, from the coding sequence ATGCCACTGTTGCAGGTTGTTGAAGATGATCAGATTTCAAGCAAAAAGTATTTAGCGGTCGATGAAGAAGAACTGGAAAAGATGATCAAGGAGAACCAAGAGTTAAAACGCAAGCTAGCAGCACGAGGCATGTGGACGCTCACCACCGCAACAAGCTATGTCGAAGGACATAACAACACGTGGGTAGTTAACAATATCTTGAACGTCCCACGCTTCCACAAGTTCTTACAAGATACCGTGGTTTCATATCCACCGCCTGGCAAAAAGGGATATCTGTTTCATCCGAAACCATGGCTCGAGTTCTTAGACAAATGGTTCCCAGAGATTTCAAGGTCACTTAGAGAGAAGGACAAATAA
- a CDS encoding siphovirus Gp157 family protein, with the protein MSVLYDLTDKLTSLQRLAESGNADPQAIADTMEMVDGDFEDKAVGYVKVYRSIEADVKEIDAEIRRLQERKTSAKKNAATIKSRLAQAMVETGREHIHTPLFSIYTRRTMSVEAPEDPNKLPPEFIKTTLMVNKADLKKALQAGREVPNARLVENIGLGVR; encoded by the coding sequence ATGTCAGTATTATACGACTTAACAGACAAATTGACCAGTTTGCAACGACTGGCAGAAAGTGGCAACGCTGATCCACAAGCGATTGCTGACACGATGGAAATGGTTGATGGTGACTTTGAAGACAAGGCAGTCGGCTATGTCAAGGTTTACAGATCAATTGAAGCAGACGTCAAAGAAATCGACGCTGAAATCAGGCGTTTGCAAGAACGAAAGACAAGTGCCAAGAAAAACGCTGCGACAATCAAATCACGATTGGCGCAAGCGATGGTTGAAACTGGTCGTGAACACATTCATACACCACTGTTCAGCATTTACACACGCAGAACAATGAGCGTGGAAGCACCAGAAGACCCGAATAAGTTGCCACCAGAGTTCATTAAGACAACGTTGATGGTCAACAAAGCTGACTTGAAGAAAGCACTACAAGCTGGCCGCGAGGTACCAAACGCGCGACTGGTTGAGAACATCGGACTGGGGGTGCGGTAG
- a CDS encoding AAA family ATPase gives MQPIKHASAIDRTKNWRVLIYGKPGVGKTSAIRNLDGKTLVLDLDDSSKVLSGAPNIDVQPFDRSKPSEEWKEFLKNLAERVSGYDNLVIDNVSAFEKDWFVEMGRHSKNGIGNELQDYSRWTNYFARIMTMIFMDAPVNVLVTAWENTRDVTSETGQSFSQYAPAIRDSVRDGLLGLTDVVGRVVVNPKTDGRGVILEGTDAIFAKNRLDNRKLVPINELFKFGNQEKSVKQED, from the coding sequence ATGCAGCCAATTAAACATGCATCTGCAATTGATCGAACAAAGAACTGGCGAGTTTTGATTTATGGAAAGCCTGGCGTCGGTAAGACGTCAGCTATCCGCAATCTTGATGGCAAAACACTCGTGCTAGATCTGGATGACAGTTCAAAAGTGCTATCCGGTGCACCGAACATCGATGTGCAACCATTTGACCGAAGCAAACCAAGCGAAGAATGGAAAGAGTTCCTGAAAAATCTGGCTGAGCGTGTTTCCGGATATGACAATCTGGTGATCGACAACGTATCAGCGTTCGAAAAAGACTGGTTTGTCGAGATGGGCAGGCACAGTAAAAACGGCATTGGCAACGAGCTTCAGGATTACTCAAGATGGACAAATTACTTTGCCCGTATCATGACCATGATCTTCATGGACGCACCAGTTAACGTGCTAGTAACCGCTTGGGAGAACACACGAGATGTTACGAGCGAAACTGGACAATCGTTCAGCCAGTATGCACCAGCAATTCGTGACAGCGTGCGTGACGGGCTATTAGGCCTGACAGACGTTGTAGGGCGCGTGGTAGTTAATCCCAAGACTGATGGCCGTGGCGTCATTCTTGAGGGAACTGATGCAATTTTTGCTAAAAACAGATTAGACAATCGGAAGCTAGTACCAATTAACGAGCTATTCAAGTTTGGAAATCAAGAAAAATCAGTAAAACAGGAGGACTAA
- a CDS encoding DUF669 domain-containing protein has product MAITMDYSQAAEGNGDIQDGVYECVINRFGFDNYKDREFIKFDLIVRNDVPQKYQNKHIFDNFYPKKDTGEYAMGYLFMIGKNAGIPDHKAWSDLAAMLADFTGHAVKVTVKNEEYNGKTYPHIKKWEPTAFPQIQHRWKDSKDESSSNSNPSFGTPAQTSQTNTSDPFANSGQPIDVSDDDLPF; this is encoded by the coding sequence ATGGCTATCACAATGGACTACTCACAAGCAGCAGAAGGAAATGGCGACATTCAAGATGGTGTATATGAATGCGTTATTAACCGATTTGGATTTGACAACTACAAAGATCGCGAGTTTATCAAGTTTGATCTAATTGTACGCAATGACGTTCCACAGAAATATCAGAACAAGCATATCTTCGATAATTTTTATCCAAAGAAAGACACCGGAGAGTATGCAATGGGATACCTATTCATGATTGGCAAAAATGCTGGCATTCCAGACCATAAGGCGTGGTCTGATCTCGCGGCGATGCTTGCAGATTTCACGGGCCATGCTGTTAAAGTTACCGTCAAAAATGAAGAATACAACGGTAAGACCTATCCGCATATCAAAAAGTGGGAGCCAACAGCTTTTCCGCAGATTCAGCATCGTTGGAAAGATAGCAAAGATGAATCTTCTTCAAATTCTAATCCGTCTTTCGGCACACCGGCACAAACAAGCCAAACCAACACATCCGATCCATTTGCCAATAGCGGTCAGCCAATCGATGTTAGCGATGATGATCTTCCATTCTGA
- a CDS encoding ATP-binding protein, whose product MESTKGLFTHADVQRIIEKRGIDVNTLPTQAEIEHRFYERSMAALNRKKARAIYRYSVFPGNVPAKFTFEKWQPEMQTDLQKSRNLGNRAYKLAKQMQKTPENVILFGPRGAGKTSLALAMLTSLRDEGQSGLFISTAELSNLMGLQYDAPDVRLRLVGIERAMKEAGVLLLDDFGTEGGMKLDIKPVRRDMQELIYRVANARLDFESNRPRLSTIITTNNEMSELEHMYNSKLISRIIPKSKDCTFNFEKLTDVRGKRL is encoded by the coding sequence ATGGAGTCGACTAAAGGACTATTCACACATGCGGACGTGCAAAGAATCATTGAGAAGCGTGGAATTGACGTTAATACGCTGCCAACTCAGGCCGAGATCGAACACCGCTTCTACGAACGCTCTATGGCCGCATTGAACCGTAAAAAGGCACGTGCCATTTATCGCTACTCAGTCTTCCCCGGAAACGTTCCGGCTAAGTTTACGTTCGAAAAATGGCAGCCTGAAATGCAGACGGATTTGCAGAAATCAAGAAATCTGGGAAATCGGGCATACAAGTTGGCAAAACAAATGCAAAAAACGCCCGAAAACGTGATTTTATTTGGCCCTCGGGGAGCAGGAAAGACATCACTTGCTTTGGCGATGCTGACGAGTCTACGAGATGAAGGCCAGTCAGGGCTGTTTATTTCAACAGCAGAGCTGAGTAACCTGATGGGATTGCAATACGATGCACCAGACGTTCGCCTGCGTTTAGTAGGCATTGAGCGGGCAATGAAAGAGGCTGGCGTGCTGTTGTTGGACGACTTCGGCACAGAAGGCGGTATGAAACTCGACATCAAGCCGGTTAGACGCGACATGCAAGAGCTGATATATCGCGTTGCAAATGCCCGCCTTGATTTTGAGAGCAACAGGCCTCGTCTATCAACAATCATCACAACGAACAACGAGATGAGCGAGCTTGAGCACATGTACAACAGCAAACTAATCAGCCGAATTATTCCAAAATCAAAAGACTGCACATTTAATTTTGAGAAGTTAACGGACGTAAGGGGGAAGAGACTGTGA
- a CDS encoding RusA family crossover junction endodeoxyribonuclease, producing the protein MIRLTIPGNPVPQGRPRFTRMGHAYDPTKSRNYKQHVKSVASELNIEPLSGPIRVAMEIYRPLQKSGSKALIRRKKEGKVRPTVKPDVDNYYKSVSDALTGILWEDDNQIVEIHVGKWYSDHPRIEIEVEEID; encoded by the coding sequence GTGATAAGGCTAACGATACCTGGTAACCCAGTCCCACAAGGACGGCCGAGGTTCACGCGAATGGGTCATGCTTACGACCCGACGAAATCAAGAAACTACAAGCAGCACGTTAAGAGCGTGGCGTCAGAGCTAAATATTGAGCCTCTAAGTGGCCCAATAAGGGTGGCAATGGAAATATACCGTCCGCTCCAAAAGTCTGGCAGTAAGGCCTTAATAAGGCGAAAAAAAGAAGGCAAAGTTAGGCCAACAGTTAAGCCGGATGTAGACAACTACTACAAGTCTGTATCGGATGCGCTTACCGGCATTTTGTGGGAAGACGACAACCAAATAGTCGAAATCCATGTTGGCAAATGGTACAGCGACCATCCGCGTATTGAGATTGAAGTAGAAGAGATCGATTAA